From Bacteroidales bacterium, a single genomic window includes:
- the atpA gene encoding F0F1 ATP synthase subunit alpha: MADIKPGEVSRVLKEQLEQEQTYSQLEEVGTVLQVGDGIARIYGLSHVEYNELIEFDSGIKGIALNLEADNVGAVLLGPSERVREGERVKRTRRIASLEVGEGLLGRIVNTLGEPLDGKGAISGETYEMPLERKAPGVIYRQPVNEPVQTGLKAIDAMIPIGRGQRELIIGDRQTGKSAIAIDTIINQKEFYDRGEPVYCIYVAIGQKKSTVANVQKVLEKHGAMDYTVIVSATASDPAALQFYAPFAGAAIGEYFRDTGRSALVVYDDLSKQAVAYRQVSLLLRRPPGREAYPGDIFYLHSRLLERAAKIIESDDIAGQMNDLPESITNQVKGGGSMTALPIVETQAGDISAYIPTNVISITDGQIFLNPDLFNAGVRPAIDVGISVSRVGGSAQINSMKKVAGTMKLDQAEFRELQEFAKFGSELDQATLEVLHKGERNVELLKQSQYQPVPVEKQVALIYCGTKGLLKNVPVDKVREFEKAFLEKMEVEYRDVLDTLKAGKLTDEATQTLEQVAGDVARNF, translated from the coding sequence GAACCGTACTTCAGGTAGGTGATGGAATAGCAAGGATTTATGGGCTTTCGCATGTTGAATACAACGAGTTGATAGAGTTTGACAGCGGTATCAAGGGCATTGCCTTAAATCTGGAAGCCGATAATGTCGGAGCGGTACTTTTGGGTCCCTCGGAGCGGGTGAGGGAAGGCGAGCGCGTAAAAAGAACACGGCGTATTGCTTCTCTGGAAGTAGGAGAAGGGCTTTTGGGCAGGATTGTTAATACCCTCGGTGAACCCCTTGACGGGAAAGGAGCCATTAGCGGGGAAACTTATGAGATGCCCCTGGAACGCAAGGCGCCTGGAGTGATATACAGGCAGCCTGTTAATGAGCCTGTCCAGACAGGACTCAAGGCCATCGATGCCATGATACCGATTGGAAGAGGGCAGCGAGAATTGATCATCGGTGACCGGCAGACCGGGAAATCCGCCATTGCCATAGATACCATCATCAACCAGAAGGAATTTTATGACCGGGGCGAACCGGTATATTGCATATATGTGGCAATAGGACAGAAGAAATCCACGGTTGCCAATGTACAGAAAGTGTTGGAGAAACATGGAGCCATGGATTATACGGTTATTGTTTCGGCTACGGCATCCGATCCGGCAGCGCTTCAGTTCTATGCACCTTTTGCCGGTGCCGCTATTGGAGAATATTTTAGAGATACAGGCCGTTCTGCGCTGGTGGTTTACGACGATTTGTCCAAACAGGCGGTTGCCTACCGGCAGGTATCGCTTCTTCTGCGCAGGCCTCCCGGAAGAGAGGCCTACCCTGGAGATATTTTTTATCTTCACTCCCGCCTTTTGGAAAGGGCTGCAAAAATCATAGAATCCGATGATATAGCCGGGCAGATGAACGATCTCCCCGAATCCATAACCAATCAGGTGAAAGGAGGAGGGTCGATGACCGCATTGCCCATTGTGGAAACCCAGGCAGGAGATATTTCAGCATATATTCCCACCAACGTGATTTCCATTACCGACGGTCAGATTTTTCTCAATCCCGACTTATTCAATGCCGGTGTACGTCCGGCTATAGACGTGGGTATTTCGGTCTCCCGTGTAGGGGGCAGCGCCCAGATTAACTCCATGAAAAAGGTTGCCGGTACCATGAAGCTTGATCAGGCAGAGTTCAGAGAATTGCAGGAATTTGCTAAATTCGGCTCTGAGCTGGATCAGGCAACGCTGGAAGTACTTCATAAAGGGGAAAGAAACGTGGAGCTTCTGAAGCAGAGTCAGTATCAACCGGTGCCTGTAGAAAAACAAGTAGCCCTGATTTATTGCGGTACCAAAGGTTTATTAAAGAATGTGCCCGTGGATAAGGTCCGGGAATTCGAGAAAGCTTTCCTTGAAAAAATGGAAGTGGAGTATCGGGATGTATTGGATACCTTAAAAGCAGGGAAGCTGACGGATGAAGCTACTCAGACCCTTGAGCAGGTAGCCGGGGATGTAGCCCGGAATTTTTAA